Proteins encoded by one window of Salvia splendens isolate huo1 chromosome 14, SspV2, whole genome shotgun sequence:
- the LOC121764752 gene encoding calcium-dependent protein kinase 10-like, giving the protein MGNCNACIRAPDAAPPTPTPSTPRGNKKARERHPNPYAQSPSPVRVLKDFIPRTRISDKYILGRELGRGEFGVTYLCTDRETREALACKSISKKKLRTAVDVEDVRREVAIMSSLPDHLNVVKLRATYEDSEAVHLVMELCEGGELFDRIVARGHYSERAAAGVARTVAEVVRMCHQHGVMHRDLKPENFLFANKKENSALKAIDFGLSVFFKPGEKFSEIVGSPYYMAPEVLKRNYGPEVDIWSAGVILYILLCGVPPFWAESEQGVALAILRGVIDFKREPWPQVSETAKSLVRQMLEPDPKKRLTAQQVLDHPWIQNAKKASNVPLGDVVRARLKQFSVMNRFKKRALRVIAEHLSVEEIEVIRDMFALMDTDNDGKVTFDELKTGLRKVGSQLAEPEMRLLMDVADVDGNGVLDYGEFVAVTIHLQRMENDEHFRRAFMFFDKDGSGYIELDELREALVDESGETDVEVLNDIMREVDTDKDGKISYEEFVAMMKTGTDWRKASRQYSRERFKSLSLNLMKDGSLLLQDGFTGQTVVV; this is encoded by the exons ATGGGAAACTGCAACGCGTGCATCCGAGCCCCCGACGCGGCTCCCCCGACGCCAACACCCTCCACCCCAAGAGGCAACAAAAAAGCGCGCGAGCGCCACCCGAATCCCTACGCCCAATCCCCGTCGCCGGTGCGCGTGCTGAAGGACTTCATCCCGCGCACGAGGATCTCCGACAAGTACATCCTGGGGCGCGAGCTCGGCCGCGGCGAGTTCGGCGTGACCTACCTCTGCACCGACCGCGAGACGCGCGAGGCGCTCGCGTGCAAGTCCATCTCGAAGAAGAAGCTGCGCACCGCCGTCGACGTCGAGGACGTCCGCCGCGAGGTCGCCATCATGTCCAGCCTGCCGGACCACCTCAACGTGGTCAAGCTGCGTGCCACCTACGAGGACAGCGAAGCCGTGCACCTCGTCATGGAGCTCTGCGAGGGCGGTGAGCTCTTCGACCGGATCGTCGCGCGCGGCCACTACAGCGAGCGCGCGGCGGCCGGCGTCGCCAGGACGGTCGCAGAGGTGGTCAGGATGTGCCACCAGCATGGGGTTATGCATCGCGATTTGAAGCCGGAGAACTTCCTCTTCGCGAATAAGAAGGAGAATTCGGCTCTCAAAGCCATCGATTTTGGCTTGTCGGTCTTCTTCAAGCCTG GTGAGAAGTTCTCTGAGATCGTGGGAAGTCCTTATTACATGGCACCGGAGGTGCTGAAGAGAAATTATGGACCCGAAGTTGATATATGGAGTGCTGGTGTCATTCTTTACATTTTGTTATGTGGGGTTCCCCCTTTCTGGGCAG AATCTGAGCAAGGTGTTGCACTGGCAATCTTGAGAGGAGTGATTGATTTCAAGAGGGAACCATGGCCTCAAGTTTCTGAGACTGCAAAGAGTCTTGTTAGGCAGATGTTGGAGCCGGATCCGAAAAAGCGCCTGACAGCTCAGCAAGTTCTTG ATCACCCATGGATACAGAACGCAAAGAAAGCTTCGAATGTTCCACTTGGAGATGTAGTAAGGGCAAGACTCAAGCAATTCTCAGTCATGAATAGATTCAAAAAGAGAGCATTGAGG GTGATAGCAGAACATTTGTCCGTTGAAGAGATAGAAGTAATTAGAGACATGTTCGCTTTAATGGATACTGACAATGATGGGAAGGTTACGTTTGATGAACTAAAAACTGGTTTAAGGAAAGTTGGTTCTCAGCTGGCTGAGCCTGAGATGAGGTTGCTGATGGATGTG GCTGATGTGGACGGAAATGGAGTATTGGACTACGGTGAGTTTGTTGCTGTTACCATCCACTTACAGAGGATGGAGAACGACGAACACTTTCGCAGAGCATTTATGTTCTTTGACAAAGACGGGAGTGGGTACATAGAATTAGACGAACTACGAGAAGCTTTAGTTGATGAGTCAGGAGAGACGGATGTTGAGGTACTCAATGACATCATGCGGGAAGTTGACACTGACAAG GACGGGAAAATTAGCTATGAGGAGTTTGTTGCAATGATGAAGACGGGAACGGACTGGAGAAAGGCTTCGCGACAATATTCAAGAGAAAGGTTCAAGAGCTTAAGCCTTAACCTGATGAAAGATGGGTCTCTGCTGCTCCAGGATGGGTTCACTGGTCAAACGGTTGTAGTCTAA
- the LOC121763681 gene encoding dnaJ homolog subfamily B member 1-like, translating to MGVDYYNILKVNRHASVEDLKRAYRRLAMIWHPDKNANKQEAEAKFKQISEAYDVLSDPQKRQIYDLYGEEGLKSGQCPPPPRSTRANNQGFQYNNHQQHPNPNFRFNPRNADDIYAEFFGESSNGNAGAGGTSSSSGAGRRDAFFRSTTMNGGARETSGGGGLRKASPVENTLMCSLDELYTGSTRKMKISRTVLDSHGRTRMLDEILTIDIKPGWKKGTKITFPEKGNEEPGVIPADLIFVVDEKPHSVYAREGNDLVAKQEITLLESLTGKSFELTTLDGRTLTVPLTEIVKPGHEISVPNEGMPVSKDPRKRGCLRIQIDVRYPKRLTEAQKYELRKVLGGNS from the exons ATGGGGGTGGATTACTACAACATCCTCAAAGTCAACCGCCACGCCAGTGTCGAAGATTTGAAGCGAGCCTACCGCCGCTTGGCGATGATTTGGCATCCCGATAAGAATGCGAACAAGCAGGAAGCCGAGGCCAAATTCAAGCAGATTTCCGAGGCCTACGATGTCCTCAGCGACCCGCAGAAGCGCCAGATCTACGATCTATACGGTGAGGAGGGGCTCAAATCGGGCCAATGTCCGCCTCCGCCGCGCAGTACGCGGGCAAACAACCAGGGGTTTCAGTACAATAACCATCAGCAGCATCCCAACCCTAATTTCAGATTTAATCCCAGGAATGCGGATGATATTTATGCCGAGTTTTTTGGAGAGAGCAGTAATGGGAATGCCGGCGCTGGTGgaactagtagtagtagtggtGCCGGGAGGAGAGATGCGTTTTTTAGAAGCACGACGATGAATGGTGGGGCTAGGGAGACTTCGGGTGGTGGAGGATTGAGAAAGGCGTCGCCTGTGGAGAATACGCTGATGTGTAGCTTGGATGAGTTGTATACTGGCTCGACGAGGAAGATGAAGATTTCAAGAACTGTTCTTGATTCTCATGG TAGGACTCGTATGTTGGATGAGATCCTGACTATTGACATAAAACCTGGTTGGAAGAAGGGCACgaagattactttcccagagaAGGGCAATGAAGAACCTGGCGTGATTCCTGCAGATCTCATTTTCGTAGTAGATGAAAAACCTCACTCGGTTTATGCAAGGGAAGGGAATGACTTGGTGGCGAAGCAGGAGATAACTCTCCTCGAGTCCCTCACTGGGAAGAGTTTTGAGCTTACCACACTGGATGGCCGTACCCTAACAGTCCCTTTAACGGAGATTGTGAAACCTGGACATGAGATTTCTGTCCCTAATGAAGGGATGCCCGTATCGAAGGATCCTAGGAAAAGGGGATGTCTGAGGATTCAAATTGACGTGAGATACCCCAAAAGGCTGACCGAAGCCCAAAAATATGAACTGAGGAAGGTTTTGGGAGGAAACTCGTGA
- the LOC121765151 gene encoding plasma membrane ATPase 3-like, giving the protein MGEKPEVLDAVLKETVDLENIPIEEVFENLRCTKAGLTTQAAEERLVIFGHNKLEEKKESKLLNFLGFMWNPLSWVMEAAAIMAIALANGGGKPPDWQDFVGIITLLVMNSTISFLEENNAGNAAAALMARLAPKAKVLRDERWSEEEASILVPGDIISIKLGDIVPADARLLDGDPLKIDQSALTGESLPVTKGPGDGVYSGSTCKQGEIEAIVIATGVHTFFGKAAHLVDSTNQVGHFQKVLTAIGNFCICSIAVGMIIEIIVMYPIQHRKYRPGIDNLLVLLIGGIPIAMPTVLSVTMAIGSHRLAQQGAITKRMTAIEEMAGMDVLCSDKTGTLTLNKLTVDKNLIEVFAKGVDADMVVLMAARASRTENQDAIDAAIVGMLADPKEARAGVREVHFLPFNPTDKRTALTYIDGEGKWHRVSKGAPEQILNLAHNKSEIERRVHTVIDKFAERGLRSLAVAYQEVPEGTKESPGGPWQFIGLMPLFDPPRHDSAETIRRALNLGVNVKMITGDQLAIGKETGRRLGMGTNMYPSSALLGQNKDESIASLPIDELIEKADGFAGVFPEHKYEIVKRLQARKHICGMTGDGVNDAPALKKADIGIAVADATDAARSASDIVLTEPGLSVIISAVLTSRAIFQRMKNYTIYAVSITIRIVLGFMLLALIWEFDFPPFMVLIIAILNDGTIMTISKDRVKPSPLPDSWKLSEIFATGVILGGYLAMMTVIFFWAAYKTDFFPRIFGVSTLEKTAHDDFRKLASAIYLQVSTISQALIFVTRSRNWSYVERPGLLLVAAFVVAQLVATLIAVYANWSFAAIEGIGWGWAGVIWLYNIIFYIPLDIIKFLTRYALSGRAWDLVLEQRIAFTRKKDFGKEQRELQWAHAQRTLHGLQVPDTKLFSETNNFSELNQLAEEAKRRAEIARLRELHTLKGHVESVVRLKGLDIETIQQAYTV; this is encoded by the exons ATGGGGGAGAAGCCTGAAGTTCTTGATGCTGTGTTGAAGGAGACTGTGGATTTG GAGAACATACCCATTGAGGAAGTGTTTGAGAATCTAAGATGCACAAAAGCAGGTCTTACAACTCAGGCTGCTGAGGAAAGATTGGTCATTTTTGGACACAACAAGCTTGAGGAGAAGAAG GAAAGCAAATTACTTAATTTTTTGGGGTTTATGTGGAACCCTCTTTCATGGGTCATGGAAGCTGCTGCTATAATGGCGATTGCTCTTGCAAATGGTGGA GGCAAGCCTCCGGATTGGCAGGACTTTGTGGGTATCATCACATTGCTTGTGATGAACTCTACAATCAGTTTTCTCGAGGAAAACAATGCTGGAAATGCAGCAGCTGCTCTCATGGCCCGTCTTGCTCCGAAAGCCAAA GTCCTAAGAGATGAAAGGTGGAGTGAGGAGGAGGCGTCCATATTAGTGCCTGGTGATATCATCAGCATTAAACTGGGAGATATCGTTCCTGCTGATGCTCGTTTGCTTGATGGCGATCCACTGAAAATCGACCAG TCTGCTTTGACGGGCGAGTCCCTTCCTGTGACAAAGGGGCCAGGGGATGGTGTCTACTCTGGTTCCACCTGCAAACAGGGAGAGATCGAGGCTATTGTTATTGCCACTGGAGTTCACACCTTTTTTGGGAAGGCAGCACACCTTGTTGATTCTACTAATCAAGTCGGGCACTTCCAGAAGGTTTTGACTGCAATTGGAAACTTTTGCATATGCTCTATTGCCGTGGGGATGATTATAGAGATCATCGTTATGTACCCTATTCAACATAGGAAATACCGCCCCGGGATTGACAATCTTCTGGTGCTGCTCATTGGAGGAATTCCAATTGCCATGCCTACTGTTCTTTCAGTTACAATGGCCATTGGTTCTCATCGCTTGGCTCAGCAG GGAGCTATCACAAAGCGAATGACTGCCATAGAGGAGATGGCCGGCATGGATGTTCTGTGCAGTGATAAGACCGGGACTCTGACACTGAATAAGCTTACCGTTGACAAGAATCTTATTGAG GTTTTTGCCAAAGGCGTTGATGCAGATATGGTTGTTCTAATGGCTGCTCGAGCATCTAGAACAGAAAATCAAGATGCGATCGATGCAGCGATAGTTGGAATGCTGGCTGACCCAAAAGAG GCACGTGCTGGAGTTCGTGAGGTACATTTCCTTCCTTTTAACCCCACCGACAAACGGACTGCATTGACTTACATAGATGGTGAAGGAAAATGGCACAGGGTCAGTAAAGGTGCACCGGAGCAG ATTCTAAACCTTGCACACAACAAGTCTGAGATAGAGCGAAGGGTTCATACTGTTATCGACAAGTTTGCTGAGCGAGGCTTGAGATCGCTTGCAGTGGCATAccag GAAGTTCCAGAAGGAACTAAGGAGAGTCCTGGAGGCCCATGGCAGTTCATTGGTCTCATGCCTCTCTTCGATCCACCCAGGCATGACAGTGCAGAAACTATAAGGCGGGCTCTAAATCTTGGAGTGAATGTTAAGATGATAACCG GGGATCAGCTTGCGATAGGAAAGGAAACAGGGCGGAGGTTGGGGATGGGAACTAACATGTATCCTTCGTCGGCTTTACTGGGACAGAACAAAGATGAATCAATCGCCTCTCTACCAATCGATGAACTCATAGAGAAGGCTGACGGTTTTGCTGGTGTCTTCCCTg AACACAAGTATGAAATAGTGAAGCGGCTGCAAGCCAGGAAGCATATATGTGGAATGACTGGTGATGGAGTCAACGACGCTCCTGCTCTGAAGAAGGCTGACATTGGAATTGCTGTTGCTGATGCGACTGATGCAGCTCGCAGTGCTTCTGATATTGTACTCACAGAACCTGGCCTCAGCGTCATTATTAGCGCTGTTTTAACTAGTCGGGCGATCTTCCAAAGGATGAAAAACTACACG ATTTATGCTGTTTCCATAACAATCCGTATTGTG CTTGGCTTCATGCTGTTAGCTCTGATATGGGAATTCGACTTTCCTCCTTTTATGGTGCTTATCATTGCCATTCTCAACGATG GTACGATCATGACCATATCGAAAGATAGAGTGAAACCATCGCCTCTTCCGGACAGCTGGAAGCTTTCTGAGATTTTCGCAACTGGAGTCATTCTAGGTGGTTACTTGGCAATGATGACAGTCATATTCTTTTGGGCAGCATACAAAACAGATTTCTTTCCG AGAATATTTGGCGTGTCGACCCTGGAGAAGACTGCACACGATGACTTCAGGAAGCTCGCTTCAGCAATATACCTTCAAGTGAGCACTATCAGTCAGGCTCTCATATTTGTCACAAGATCCCGAAACTGGTCATATGTTGAGCGTCCCGGCTTGTTGCTCGTAGCTGCATTCGTGGTTGCACAACTG GTTGCCACTTTGATCGCCGTCTATGCAAACTGGAGCTTCGCAGCGATTGAAGGGATTGGGTGGGGCTGGGCAGGGGTGATCTGGCTTTACAACATCATCTTCTACATCCCGCTTGATATCATCAAATTCTTGACCCGCTACGCTCTAAGTGGAAGGGCTTGGGATCTTGTTCTTGAGCAAAGG ATTGCTTTCACCAGGAAGAAGGATTTCGGGAAAGAGCAACGCGAACTCCAATGGGCGCATGCGCAGAGGACCCTTCACGGCCTGCAAGTACCCGACACCAAACTGTTCAGCGAAACCAACAACTTCTCCGAACTCAATCAGTTGGCCGAGGAAGCAAAGAGGAGAGCTGAGATTGCTAG GTTAAGGGAGCTGCATACGCTGAAAGGCCACGTGGAATCCGTCGTGAGGTTAAAGGGTCTCGACATAGAGACGATCCAGCAAGCGTACACTGTATGA
- the LOC121764407 gene encoding protein NRT1/ PTR FAMILY 2.11-like → MDKAAIICEDDKINPEDKSAALHIGGASPMSAMWLVPQLALGGLAEVLNAIGQLEFYYKQFPENMRVVGPFFFLGSAALNYAYSFLISTVHRMTAGDSGGNWLPEDLNQGRLDYFYYLVAILCSINFCYFLVCANWYRYKTTDDHDVTLVSPNKLDHHSA, encoded by the coding sequence ATGGACAAAGCTGCAATCATTTGTGAAGATGACAAGATAAACCCCGAAGACAAGAGCGCCGCCCTCCATATCGGTGGCGCGTCGCCAATGTCGGCGATGTGGCTGGTGCCGCAGCTGGCGCTGGGCGGCCTCGCGGAGGTGCTCAACGCCATCGGGCAGCTCGAGTTCTACTACAAGCAGTTCCCGGAGAATATGAGGGTCGTGGGCCCTTTTTTCTTCCTTGGCAGCGCGGCATTGAATTACGCCTACAGCTTCCTCATCTCCACCGTGCATCGGATGACGGCCGGGGATTCGGGCGGGAACTGGCTGCCCGAGGATTTGAACCAGGGGAGGCTCGATTACTTCTACTACCTCGTTGCTATCTTGTGTTCTATCAATTTCTGCTACTTTCTCGTCTGCGCAAATTGGTATCGGTACAAGACCACGGACGATCATGACGTAACCCTTGTTTCTCCGAACAAACTCGATCATCATTCTGCTTGA